The genomic DNA AGTAATAAGACTTAAAGAGCAGGGTTGCCGGCTGACTCCACAGCGCCGGGCTGTTATCAAGCAGGTCTATGAGTCGACGGAACCGCTTACGGTAACCAGCATTTGGCACAGTGTTCGCGAAGCTTATCCGAACATCAGCCTGGATACGGTGTACCGCAATGTCAGTGTCCTGGTTGAATTAGGCGTACTCATTCCCATCAAGAGCACAGGCAAAGAGGGTATCCGTTATGAGCTTGCCACCGCCGATCACCACCATCATCATGTAGTGTGCGTAAAATGCGGTCAGGCGGTTTGTATCGATTTTTGCCCGGTCAATCAGCATTTGTTGGAACTCTTGCACGGTTACGGCTATGAACTGGTGCGGCATACAGTGGAACTGTTTGGAATTTGTGCGGATTGCAG from Propionispora hippei DSM 15287 includes the following:
- a CDS encoding Fur family transcriptional regulator, whose translation is MENIVIRLKEQGCRLTPQRRAVIKQVYESTEPLTVTSIWHSVREAYPNISLDTVYRNVSVLVELGVLIPIKSTGKEGIRYELATADHHHHHVVCVKCGQAVCIDFCPVNQHLLELLHGYGYELVRHTVELFGICADCRLTVKE